A genomic segment from Spinacia oleracea cultivar Varoflay chromosome 3, BTI_SOV_V1, whole genome shotgun sequence encodes:
- the LOC110775970 gene encoding adenylyl-sulfate kinase 3 isoform X1, producing the protein MAVALNALPSIGNVTTDLHSSPDLGFPIFPGTIGVRFGCNSDHQIHNNNKKKQFGGRGRLKMVKAVGRRVDETSSFSYVNGQADCDCTNTNGFPNGNGTLQKQMSTVEKSSNIVWHECSVNKHDREQLLQQKGCVIWITGLSGSGKSTLACALSHTLHSRGKFTYVLDGDNVRHGLNKNLSFEAEDRAENIRRVGEVAKLFADAGVICIASLISPYRKDRDACRALLPKGDFIEVFMDVPLQLCEARDPKGLYKLARAGKIKDFTGIDDPYEQPLNCEIVLQQKSDTCTSPCEMAETVVSYLEGHGYLQA; encoded by the exons ATGGCGGTTGCTCTGAACGCGCTGCCGTCAATCGGAAATGTAACAACGGACTTACATTCATCACCGGATTTAGGGTTTCCGATATTTCCGGGGACTATCGGGGTTCGATTTGGTTGCAATTCGgatcatcaaatccataataataataagaagaagCAATTTGGGGGAAGGGGGAGGTTAAAGATGGTCAAAGCGGTGGGGAGGAGGGTGGATGAAACGTCGTCGTTTAGTTACGTTAATGGTCAAGCAGATTGTGATTGTACCAACACCAACGGCTTTCCTAACGGCAATG GTACATTACAAAAGCAGATGTCAACAGTAGAGAAATCGTCCAACATCGTATGGCATGAATGCTCAGTCAACAAACACGACAGAGAACAATTACTGCAACAAAAAGGCTGTGTCATCTGGATAACTGGTCTCAGCGGTTCAG GGAAGAGCACATTGGCTTGTGCGTTGAGTCATACCTTACACTCGAGGGGAAAGTTTACTTATGTCCTAGATGGTGATAATGTTAGGCATGGTCTAAACAAGAACCTTAGCTTTGAAGCGGAAGACCGCGCAGAAAATATTAGAAGAGTTG GTGAGGTAGCCAAGCTTTTTGCAGATGCTGGTGTCATCTGCATTGCTAGTTTGATATCTCCGTATAGAAAGGACCGGGATGCCTGCCGCGCCCTATTACCAAAGGGCGACTTTATTGAG GTTTTCATGGATGTTCCACTTCAACTTTGTGAAGCCAGGGACCCAAAGGGCTTGTACAAGTTGGCACGAGCTGGAAAAATTAAAG ATTTCACGGGGATAGATGATCCTTATGAACAACCTCTAAATTGCGAG ATTGTCTTGCAACAGAAGTCAGATACTTGCACTTCTCCTTGTGAAATGGCCGAAACTGTAGTATCATATTTGGAAGGTCATGGATACTTGCAAGCCTAA
- the LOC110775970 gene encoding adenylyl-sulfate kinase, chloroplastic isoform X2, which produces MSTVEKSSNIVWHECSVNKHDREQLLQQKGCVIWITGLSGSGKSTLACALSHTLHSRGKFTYVLDGDNVRHGLNKNLSFEAEDRAENIRRVGEVAKLFADAGVICIASLISPYRKDRDACRALLPKGDFIEVFMDVPLQLCEARDPKGLYKLARAGKIKDFTGIDDPYEQPLNCEIVLQQKSDTCTSPCEMAETVVSYLEGHGYLQA; this is translated from the exons ATGTCAACAGTAGAGAAATCGTCCAACATCGTATGGCATGAATGCTCAGTCAACAAACACGACAGAGAACAATTACTGCAACAAAAAGGCTGTGTCATCTGGATAACTGGTCTCAGCGGTTCAG GGAAGAGCACATTGGCTTGTGCGTTGAGTCATACCTTACACTCGAGGGGAAAGTTTACTTATGTCCTAGATGGTGATAATGTTAGGCATGGTCTAAACAAGAACCTTAGCTTTGAAGCGGAAGACCGCGCAGAAAATATTAGAAGAGTTG GTGAGGTAGCCAAGCTTTTTGCAGATGCTGGTGTCATCTGCATTGCTAGTTTGATATCTCCGTATAGAAAGGACCGGGATGCCTGCCGCGCCCTATTACCAAAGGGCGACTTTATTGAG GTTTTCATGGATGTTCCACTTCAACTTTGTGAAGCCAGGGACCCAAAGGGCTTGTACAAGTTGGCACGAGCTGGAAAAATTAAAG ATTTCACGGGGATAGATGATCCTTATGAACAACCTCTAAATTGCGAG ATTGTCTTGCAACAGAAGTCAGATACTTGCACTTCTCCTTGTGAAATGGCCGAAACTGTAGTATCATATTTGGAAGGTCATGGATACTTGCAAGCCTAA